The Brassica oleracea var. oleracea cultivar TO1000 chromosome C7, BOL, whole genome shotgun sequence sequence ATTTTTGCATGAAAACTATGCTTAAAAAAGAAAAATCCTGAAAACTATGACCATTTCATCAACCTCTATCCATTAACTACTTGGAATGACATTTGTACAAATCTCTGATAGCTAGTCTACATTGAATGCCTTATTTGAACATATACTTCCCTACACACTGTTATGAGACAGGCGCCGTAGTGTGACAGAGCAACAACCTTGCTTTTGAACTAATTTTGCTAATATCTGATCAAGGCTGTTTCTGGTGAGCAGAACCTAGATGCATTTGATCGACCCTTGATCCGAAACTTCCAGAAGTTTCCTTTAGCTGAAACCTGATTCTCCTGGCACAAGAATTCCCAGGAGAGCCACTTCTCGACAGTCCTTTGCACATCATGCACAAAAACATCTGTTGTTGAGTTACTACTTCCTTGTCTTGCTAACACAGCTGCAGTGTATATACTCCCCATCCTACCTGGCGCCTCTAAGGCATCTCCACGTGGTCCATCAACAACTATCACATCCCATCTGGTATCGTGTACTTCCTGTGCCAAATCCCTCAGTTTCAGTTTGCATTCTGATGAGCCTTGATGTAGAGTATTCGTATTTAGTGCAGCACATGCGGGGTTAGCTCGGGCATGTCGGAGAAGTTTGTAAGCGTTCTTGACTTCCATCTGATGGTACTTCAAGCTGTAGATTCTTGTGTTGTTGGGATTTACTTCAGCTTTTGTTTTTGATTGTTCATCTTCTAGAATGACGGTAATGCCCCTGGTGTTGATTGAGGATAAAGTGAGGTACTGAGGTGCTAACCCAAAAACAAGGACGTTGCAAGGTGATCTACTAGTAACGGTATCTGATAAGAGCTTGAGTTCATTTTCTGTGAGAGCGCTATAGCTCGCATTAGCACTTATCTGCTGACTGAATGAGGACCGAAATGTGGTGGAAGAGAGGGAACCAGAAGCAGAGGATGAAGACTTTAACGAGATACGGAGGAGGCGAAGAACAGAGAGGCTTGAGAGAACGAAGATAAGTAGAGGTATGAGTTTACGTACTGTGAAGTTTGGCATCGTGATCTTTGATTCCCTCTGGTGTTTTGGGGTATCAGGGGAGGAAGGAGGTGAGAATCTAAGTAGAGGGTTGAGAACACGAAGTGGAGACTGATGAAGTTGTGGAGGCATTATAAAACTATTATCTCCTTTCTTTCAGTATCTTCAGGTTCTCAAATGAGTTTGGGAATGGTATTTCATGTTTATCTCATCAGTTGTGTATTTGTGTCATCTTCGAGTGAATATAAAGGAAAGGTCCTATTGCTTCCGTTCCAAGATTCTATTTGTTGTTTGTTCTGGTTGGCAAGTCATTTGCTTGGTAGTTTGGGTTTTTTCCAAACATCATTATTAGAGTTTTAGTATTTGTCATGTAGATTGGAGTGGCAAAGATATTAGTCAAAAAGATATAAACGTGTATCAATGTAATTGCGATTGGGTGAACAAGATTGGTGGTGAATAGGTTGTTTACAAGAAACTGTTGAAAGAGTGGTGAATCAGAGGCAAAAGTGTTAATATAATGTAACGATTAAGGGTAGTAAGTACTAGCCAGTCTTTACCGTAATCAGGGATCTAATGAAATGAGATTAAGACAAATGAGGACAAGGTACTCTTCAAAAAGTTAATTTACTCTGTAGCATTCGGTTGCTGGTAGTTCAAGTGTATATTATCTACCGGTTACTTGTATGCAAACATGTAATTTTTTTTTTGGTCGAATGTAAAATTTAACTTGATGAATTCATACGAGTTATTTTTCTAAATTTGTGAGTTTTGCCACCATAACTAAAGGTTCACCATCCCAATTTCTAACGGTACAGCGAAATAAACAGTGACACTTATAAAATAGAATGCAATTACTGGAGAGACTAATCTCAAAATGTGTGGTTAAACAAATGTTTCCTCTTTCTGAGAATCTGAACATACAAAAAAAAAACTATGAAGTATTTTCTTGAAACAAGTAAGAAAGCTGTTACCCTGCTCTTCTCTTCGCCTTCTTCGCTGGTTATCTGCAAACATGCCAAACCAAACATTTATAAGAGTTTATCTCGAATTACAATGACAAAACTTAAATCCACTTTCACTTGACACTAATTCAGCATTCATATATATATCTAAACAAAGAGTTAGATATCATTCATCTTCAATTATGCTAACATGCTAATCCAATGCTCATAATCGAATAAGAAAAGTCTATTCTTTTGACAACCGAATCCAGGATACACATAAACAATCCTATTAAATGTGCAAATACAAAGTACTTACTCAGCATCTAGAAAGAACAAAACCCTCCAAAGAAATTAATACTATCTGGTATCAAAAGTATAGCTGTCAAATGGTCCGTCCATGGTCCAAATGGGCATGACCAGTTGGACCATTTCAGTTTTGGGCACTAATGGGTGGTCCATATTAGACAATGGTCCAAACAAAAATCCAAGACCAATAGAGACCATGTCCAAATGGGCATGCCCATGGACACCCAATAAAATTTAAAATTATTAGTCAAGATCTTATTTCTAAAATTTTGAAATTACGTTTACTTTCCAAAATTATAAAAATATTTTTTTCTCTGTCAAAAATGTAAAACTATGTTTTTCTTTCAAATTCGAGAATTTTCATTTTTCAGTCGAAACCGAGAAATTACGTTTTCCGCCAAAACCAGAAATTCGTTTTCCCGCCAAAACCGAAAATTGCGTTTTTTGCGTTTTCCCGCTGAAACCGAGAAATTGCGTTTTCCCGCTGAAACCGAGAAATTGCGTTTTCCCGCTGAAACCGAGAAATTGCGATTTCCCACCGAAACCGAGAAATTGCGTTTTCCCGCCGAAACCGAGAAATTGTGTTTTCCCGCCAAAACCGAGAAATTGCGNNNNNNNNNNNNNNNNNNNNNNNNNNNNNNNNNNNNNNNNNNNNNNNNNNNNNNNNNNNNNNNNNNNNNNNNNNNNNNNNNNNNNNNNNNNNNNNNNNNNNNNNNNNNNNNNNNNNNNNNNNNNNNNNNNNNNNNNNNNNNGAAACCGAGAAATTGCGTTTTCCCGCCAAAAACCGAGAAACTGCGTTTCCCGCCAAAACCGAGAAATTGCATTTTCCCGCCAAACTAATGAAATACATTTTTCCGTCAAAATTGTGAAATTATGTTTTCCGTCAAAATCGTAAATTTTTTTACTTTAACGATAAAACTATTGTTTTGGGTTAAATTGCAAAGTTATGTTTTCTTTTGTTAAACTCATAAACATGTTTTAAGAAGCCCATGGACACCCATTGTCCATTTAGTCTTTGCCCAATTGGACCATGTACCAATTGGTCTTTTGTCCAGTTGGACCATTTATTAATTGGGCACGTCCATAGCCCGTCCAAAACCAATCGACACCTCTAATCAAAAGTTGCTTTAATTCAAGAGCTAAGGCATGAGAGCTAAGGAACTGTAAGAAAAGCTTTGGGCAAACCAAACGGAGCTTAACCAATTTAAAAGCATCAATTACCTTTTAAGTAGCACCGACGATGATGTTGTTGATTGGAATAAAGATGAGCTTCACAAAGAATCCCACGAACCCCATTACTACAAAACCTATCGCTGTACGGACCGCCACTTTCGTGAATTCTACAAAACCAAACCAAACCAAAACAAACAGATTCAGACATACAACACGGGATCTGTCCGTTCAACATGTAGATCTTACGCATCCGAAGATAGATCCAGCAGATCAGACAATAAAAACATACAGATCTCTCACATGCATCATAACTATCTAAAAAGAAGGGAGACAGAAGTAAAGGTGATGTTATGCCTTTGCGATCTGGTTTGTGACAACGCTTAACGAGACGAATGCTGTCCTTTGCGAAGTCTCTAAGTGGATCGACGACGGAATCGATGGCGTCCATGTCTCTTTCTTTCTTTCTCGACTTTTTTTTTTCTATTTGTCTTTCCTTTTTTGGTTTGGCACGAAGAGAAAACAAAAATTGGGGAAAATGATTACAGAATATATATAGAGGGACCAAGTCAACAGAGAGAGGAAATGAGAGAAAATAGCGTCACATGGATATCTATGAGCCAATCACAGAACGAGGCTGTGATGAAAGTACGCCATGTCAGCATATTCAAAACCATACAGGCCTGACATACTGTATTTAGGCCCAAGCCCACTAATAGAATTGTGGCTTCTAGTTATACGGAACATCACAGGGTCCATTAATGTTTCACATGGAAGAAGATAAGAATAGGGTTTAGAATGTTTGCTTTCAAGTTTCAACAATACTAGAGGAATGCTAATCTCATGTTCAATTGTTTTATTTTTTTCCTCAACTTCACTTTGGAATTTGATGGCATTATTTTTTCACGCTAGCTATATATTGGAATTTAAACACATAAATCATCTAGCAATTTAGAGGCATGCTCATACTCAAAGTCATAGCTTTCTTTGATTCTCGAGAGAACAAAACAAAGGCTCATAATGTATGAGTAGCCAGCCACTTGTCAAGTATTAGTAAAAAAAGTATCTAACTGTTATTAAGGGAACAAATGAAAGAAGAAGATCTACTCCATGGATTCAAAGTTTGGAAACACATCATCTAATGGTTATTATTACTGATTTTATTTTTTCTTAAAATTAATTGTAAAATAAATGTTCAGTTATGATTTTTCCTTGCTTGTAGAATATATTGTTCAGTAATTTGAAAGAGTGAAATTTGAACCATTTTTCAAAAATAATAAGTAAATGGTAATCAGTGAGATCTCGCACTAGATTTTCAGCCTTTTATAAACCAAGTGATGTGTTAGTTCTACTCTTAAATTCTATAGTCAAGTATTATTTTCCGGGGGCCAAAAAATGGAAGTAAAAGAGGAAAACCCACACGAGCGATTGAAGCAGAAGCTGAGTGAGCTTGAGAAAGTATGGACCGCAATGAAAGAAGGCAAAAGCTCATCTGCAGTTTCGTGTATCACTGTGGAAGAAGCTCTTGAGTTAGTGGAAAACTCTCCAAGGAAGCTGATGATCTCTCTTCAACACGATCAAGCTGGTTCAGAGGTAGAGATGAGATCACCCTATAGGAGAAAACTCTTTCACGACTCTGATGATGATGATGATGAGACTAGAACGACAAGGTTGTCTCATTCGACTTGTTGGTCTTCGAATGTGACGAGAGCTGGAGATAATAATAATAATAAGATTAACAAGAAGCATGAGAAGAAGAAGAATAGAGGAAGTATTGTCAGTGTTTGTGTAATTGTTATTTTGCTATGTGTTTTGGTTGTGTTGATCAACGGCTTTGATCAGCTCTCCATGAACAGAGAGATCTATAATTTGGTACCTACCTGAATTTTGTTTTCGAGAAATAATATGCTTTTAAACTCAATAAAACAAAAATGGTCTTAGAATATATATTATTAATCCTCGCTTTATATTCAAGAATCTGATCAAGGTATGATGTATTTTTGGCTGTAAAACTATATACAGAGCTGGGATACTTGATTTGATTTGACTTGAGTTTAGAAAACAAAATAAGGATATATTTCATTATTTTCGGACATTAGTAAAGACAAAACACATCTTATGTTTACTAGTTGTGTTATAAAAAGTTGTTGGGTTTATAGTTAAGCCCAACAAAAGGCCCAATCTGAACCACTCACGTAACGAGAAACCCTAAATGCTCGACTGTCTTCTCTTCCGTTAGTTATTAGTCTCTCTAGCGTTTTAGTTTCTTCTCTCTCTCTCAGGAATAAACAGTTGCTGTGGAAATCGGAAATGGTATTACTTTCTCGTTCGAGTTCATTACATTGTTCTTAAAGTCATTCATTAGCCAGTTCATTGTTAATTCACTCTACTTAGAGCAGTCCCATCTTATTAGTTTTGGTGAATCTACTGCATTAATGGATTATGTTCTTCTTCTTCTTTTAGATTCGAGATATAGTGCTAAATTGTATTAGCCTGATTCCTAAGTTTCTGCACCTGTGGTTGAGAAGAGGATATGTTTTAAAATCTGATCTTCTATGTTTCAGTGTAGCAGCTAACATAGTTACGGTGTAAGATGAACTGATTGCTACTTCTTTAGCCTATTTATCTGTTAGCTTATACATGTTATATACAATTCATGCTTGCTATAGAAGCCTACCTACTTGTTTATTTGTTATACTTCTCTCTTATCTTGTCTTGTGGCTGTTCATCATCGTTTAACATGCTTCATAACACTAAAAATATGTACTTTAATTGGTTTAGGCCCCAAAGAAAGGAGTCAAAGCGGTTACCAAGAAGAAGCCGGTATGTGATTAGTGATTACCTTCCTCCTCTCTCTCTCTCTCTATAAAATGTGTTTGCTTTTCTCTGTACCTCTGCTTAGTTGTAAAACATCTTCTTGGTTTCAGGAGAAAGTAACAAACCCACTTTTTGAAAGGCGTCCAAAGCAATTTGGAATCGGAGGAGCATTGCCACCGAAGAAGGATCTCACCAGATACATCAAATGGCCAAAGTCCATCCGCCTCCAGAGGCAGAAGCGTATTCTTAAGCAGAGGCTTAAGGTCCCACCTGCACTCCACCAGTTCACTAAGACCCTTGACAAGAACTTAGGTCTTTCCCCATCTCCTTCCCTTTTGTTGTTGCTCTTTTAGCTGTTTTTAACACAATGTCTTTAAAATTGCAGCAACTTCTCTCTTGAAGATTCTCCTCAAGTACAGGCCTGAGGACAAAGCAGCCAAGAAGGAGCGTCTTCTCAAGAAGGCTCAGGCCGAGGCTGAGGGAAAGCCTGCTGAATCGAAGAAGCCTATTGCTGTGAAGTATGGTCTTAACCATGTTACATACCTCATTGAGCAGGTCTGTTCCCTTTCTGAACTAATCCAGTCGTCACTCTCTAGTGATTAGTCTTGTCTGCAACTTATTCGTTTTTTTATGATTTCAGAACAAGGCACAGTTGGTGGTGATTGCTCATGATGTGGACCCCATTGAGTTGGTTGTCTGGTTGCCTGCACTGTGCAGGAAAATGGAGGTTCCTTACTGCATTATCAAGGGGAAGTCACGATTGGGAGCGGTAATGATAATATGATTTGTTTACTCATTGGAAAAAAAAACATGTATTGTGATCTGTAATCTCCTTTGTTGGTGGTGACTTGTTTGCAGATTGTCCACCAGAAAACAGCAGCTTGCTTGTGTTTGACAACGGTGAAGAACGAGGACAAGATGGAGTTCAGTAAAGTCCTTGAGGCTATTAAGGTAAGAGATGATTGTTCATCTTCATTTGCTAAATATTTAAAAATAAATTCTTTAACTGTTTGCATGGTTGGATTATAGGCAAACTTTAATGACAAATATGAAGAGAACCGGAAGAAGTGGGGAGGAGGGATAATGGGATCCAAATCACAGGCCAAGACTAAGGCTAAAGAGAGAGTTCTAGCCAAGGAAGCTGCTCAGAGGATGAATTAATCTATAGTTTTATATTTTGCCTTAAAAAGTCTTTTGTTTTAGCTGTTGGGACCCCTCTTTACACCGCCTTGAGTATCCCCATATTTGACTTGGGCTTTATGGAATTTTAACTTTTGAAAAGATTCAGAGTCCATATCTCTGATGATCTAAAAGTAGAAAAGAAAAGCATTCTCTGAACTTGTGAAGCTTAATTGTTGGGCAAAGAATCTTCCATGACCACTAGTTTCCTCGGTGAAGTTGATCTATTATTCGAATGACACGAGTCTTTCATGTAATCATCAAAGGCTAAATAAACAAAGAAAGCTCCTGGAAAATGCAATCACCAACCGACCATCTTTGTTTTTAGGTCGGTCATGTCAAGTTAGAATATTGTCTCCCTTTGTTTTCTCGCCACGAGACACCAATCTTATGAATGAACTAAACCGATTCAAACCAATCTTACTTGGATTAACGAATAGACCAGACTGGAGTAGTTGTAAACCGACCGAAATGACATGAGCGTTTATGTTCTTTTTTGCTTATTAAACCGTACTAACGAAAAAGGTGTGAACCAACTGTAGCAAACCGCACATTTCTCCAAGAGACTTTTCTATAATAGAGGCTCTTTCTTAAAAAGAGTCTCTAACAATTTCACAGAGTTGTCTCTCTCTCTCTCTCTCTGTTTCTCACTCTTTCAGATTTTAGTAGCTCCTGAAATTTTTTAAAACAACTAAGAGAAATGACCAAGTTTTGGACTTTGCTCACTGCTCTTCATACAGGCGCTGGGTATTCTATTATTCATCCTCTTACCGTTAATTTATATAAATCTCATATGTATTTCTGCTATTGTAAGTTACTGGCTTTCCATCTCTAATATGGTTTGATATGTATGTGCAGGCCTGTGGTGATGTTGGTGTATCCATTGTAAGTTTTCCTTTAACTCTATTTTGTTTTATTAACAGAAGAATAAAATAAAAAAAATTTAGGTTAAAAGTTTATATTCATATATATCAGGTACGCATCGGTGGTAGCGATGGAGACCGCAACGAAAGTAGACGATGAACAGTGGTTATCCTACTGGATCATATACTCGTTCCTAACACTCACGGAGCTGATTCTGCAATCGCTTCTTGAGTGGATTCCTATTTGGTACTCAGTCAAACTTGTGTTTGTAGCTTGGTTGGTTCTGCCTCAGTTCCATGGCGCAGCTTTCATCTACAACCGTTTGGTTAGAGAACATTTCAAGAAACACGGTGTCTTCCCTCAACACCAGTCCAAGCCCACCAAGCCCAAGATCCTCCACTCCATTTCCCCCACCGGGTAATAAATCGTGCTTTTTGTTTCTTATAATTTAAATTCTTAATCTTGAAAAAGAAAAACAAGCATAAAAGAGCATCATAAATTTAGAACTCAAAAATAGATTATCCTAGGAAAATTAAGGCTGCCTAATTTTCTAATTTACCGAGCAGTAGCGTTATAACAAGTGTATTTAGTATTTACTGGTGACCTAGTTTGTTTTTGAATTTTATTAATTGGTTTTAAAATGTGTATATAGGAGGGACACGAGGCTCACTCTCACTGACGCAAGAACAAACAAAATTAAAGAAAAGAGGAGTGAGTAGACACAAGAAGCTTCTTTAGCTAGTATTGTAATGGAGTTGGTGGTGGTCCCGTCTTGTCTAATCTTACGTTTAGCTTTTGTTTATACAAAAAAGAATGGGTTTGGGGAAGGATATGATCATATGATGATGACTGATGAGTTGTGTGGTCGTTTTAAAATTAGATGCGACTTTTTGTTGTTGTATTTCTTTAGCTTCTTCACGTAATTTCCATTTGGGAACACAAGTGTTACGCTATTGTTGTTTAACTCGCTTTCAAACTTTGTGAGAATAAAGTGTCACCATGTTAAAAAATAATTCAAAACATTTGATGTGACTGAATTTCTTTAGTTTAGGATTCAAAGCAAATATCCTACCGAATCAATCAACCACCAATATTGACATCATATCTGACGGAAAATCGATGCGTAATAACAATCCATAAGGCATGAGTACAAGTGCATAAGCCTTTGATCGTAGCCAAAAGTCATATCCCATGTTTTGTATTTTTTGTTACAACCCATTTGGGGAAAAAGAAGATATAACCCAAAGTCGGAAGCAAATCGATATAGTTAAGGCCTATAATTAAAAATTACACGAACTTCAAAATGGATACAAAGAGATAGGTCCATCTATAGTTGAGTCTGAATCCAAGTATGTCTCCTATTATTCATCTGTATCATTCTTGATTTGAATCGCTTATCTGGACCGGGAC is a genomic window containing:
- the LOC106304458 gene encoding protein transport protein Sec61 subunit gamma-1, encoding MDAIDSVVDPLRDFAKDSIRLVKRCHKPDRKEFTKVAVRTAIGFVVMGFVGFFVKLIFIPINNIIVGAT
- the LOC106305662 gene encoding uncharacterized protein LOC106305662 — translated: MEVKEENPHERLKQKLSELEKVWTAMKEGKSSSAVSCITVEEALELVENSPRKLMISLQHDQAGSEVEMRSPYRRKLFHDSDDDDDETRTTRLSHSTCWSSNVTRAGDNNNNKINKKHEKKKNRGSIVSVCVIVILLCVLVVLINGFDQLSMNREIYNLVPT
- the LOC106303749 gene encoding 60S ribosomal protein L7a-2-like, whose product is MAPKKGVKAVTKKKPEKVTNPLFERRPKQFGIGGALPPKKDLTRYIKWPKSIRLQRQKRILKQRLKVPPALHQFTKTLDKNLATSLLKILLKYRPEDKAAKKERLLKKAQAEAEGKPAESKKPIAVKYGLNHVTYLIEQNKAQLVVIAHDVDPIELVVWLPALCRKMEVPYCIIKGKSRLGAIVHQKTAACLCLTTVKNEDKMEFSKVLEAIKANFNDKYEENRKKWGGGIMGSKSQAKTKAKERVLAKEAAQRMN
- the LOC106304128 gene encoding HVA22-like protein d; protein product: MTKFWTLLTALHTGAGPVVMLVYPLYASVVAMETATKVDDEQWLSYWIIYSFLTLTELILQSLLEWIPIWYSVKLVFVAWLVLPQFHGAAFIYNRLVREHFKKHGVFPQHQSKPTKPKILHSISPTGRDTRLTLTDARTNKIKEKRSE
- the LOC106301910 gene encoding glucuronoxylan 4-O-methyltransferase 1-like, which encodes MPPQLHQSPLRVLNPLLRFSPPSSPDTPKHQRESKITMPNFTVRKLIPLLIFVLSSLSVLRLLRISLKSSSSASGSLSSTTFRSSFSQQISANASYSALTENELKLLSDTVTSRSPCNVLVFGLAPQYLTLSSINTRGITVILEDEQSKTKAEVNPNNTRIYSLKYHQMEVKNAYKLLRHARANPACAALNTNTLHQGSSECKLKLRDLAQEVHDTRWDVIVVDGPRGDALEAPGRMGSIYTAAVLARQGSSNSTTDVFVHDVQRTVEKWLSWEFLCQENQVSAKGNFWKFRIKGRSNASRFCSPETALIRY